The window AAAAAGCATACGCCTTACTTTTAAAAGCATTGGTGAAATCGAAAAAAGCAGGAGTAGCCCGTTTTGTATTGCGCAATACCGAAAATCTCTGCGTTATACACCCAATGGAAAATGTTATCGTGGTTACCAAAATCCGGTTTCAGCAAGAAATCAGAAGCTTATCTGAAATTAATAAGGTAGAGGACATCAATATCACTAAGAAAGAGATGGATGTTGGACTGGCCTTAATTAAACAGTACAGTTCGGCATTTGATTTAGGTGCATTTAAAGACGAGTATAGCGACGAACTGCTTAAAATTATTAAAGCCAAGGCCAAAGGTAAGCGGGCTACAGTAAAGAAAATGAAACCACAAAAGGCAGTTAGCGATGATCTTTACGAGCAGTTAATGGAAAGCTTAGGAGCAAAAAAAGGAGCTTAAGACTAAATGCATGGAGATGCAATTTGGTGAGACCAGCTCCCTGTAAACATTTGTAGCCTACCATAAAGGCAGGCTACAATATATTAAGATTGCTATCAGGTTTCAGGCTGGCTAATTAACCAAACTTGCGTACCCGGTAAATTAACGATAACATAAAATAGCGACCAAGGCGGTTTACCTGCCTGTCGACAATTACGTTATCAAATACATCTCTCGAAATGCCCGAATTCTGATCAAAAAGATCAAATCCTTCTACACGGATAGCTGCCATATCGTTTTTCATAAATTTGTACTCCATCGACAGACGTAACAGGGTAGGATTGCGAACGGCTCCGTTATCGAATCCATTATTAATCTGCTTGCTGAAATCGTAACCCAGGGTAAGATCTTTAAAGAAATAGTTACGGCCTTCAATGCCATACTCAAAGCGGTTCGATTGTCGGTTGCTCAAAGTTGTGTTGGTGTAGCTGGTTAGGTTTTGAGAATAAGAGGTTTCTATCTCGAAATTGGTAATGTCCTTCAGGTCTACCCTGAACTCCAGTTCTTGTCGCCACGAAATGTTTTTCGCTTCAATCCTGCTATTGTCGGTAAAAGAAATGTTGTTGTTCAATTGTCCCGAACCCGAATACCCGATGGTAAACTTCCGTTCAGCCGATAGCGGTTTACTGATGTTGTAATCACCTTGTATAGTGTAGTAGCCATCGGTATTGGTGTAGCTTGTTAACTGATTTACTGTACCGGGTACACGCGCTTTGGTGGTTACAATTTTGTCGTCAGTTCGTTCATATCTGAAATTAGCCAGAATCACTTTACCTGCACTCCAGTCGGCCAGTTTGTAGTGGGCGTTAACGCTGTGTACAAATTCCGGTTTCAAATCGGGGTTTCCGGTAATTTCATTCTGCAGGTTCGAGTTATCGGTAATTGGTTGTAACTGCAGAAAACCTGGTTGGTTATTTCTGCCCCAATAATTTACATCAAGCGACTGCTGATTTGAGAATTTATAAGAAAATCTACCCGATGGGATCAGGTTAAAAGTGCGGTTCTCGGTTTTAACATTATGGCTCAGGTTCTGTCCGGTTAAAACAGCCGGCTGGGCATTAATCCCAACGGTATAATTCAACTTTTCGCCAATGTAACGGTAGTTCATACCTACTTTGTTGGTTACAAACTGATAATCATAAATATTGCTTAGCTGTGGGTTGAAAACCTGACTACCAGCCATTACATCGTATGTTTCTTTTGCATTGTTGGTCGAAGTACGGTTCCAGCTGTAGTTAAGCTCGATAAAAGTTTTATGCCATAAAGGCTCCATGTACGATGCGCCAACATTTAAACCGAAGTTATTGTTATCCTGATTGTTTAATTGGTTTTGGATTAACGAATCGGTTTTACTGCCATGCATATTAATGTACTGGTTGTACCCATTTCTGTTATTGCCCCCGTTAGAGTAGTTAATGTTACTCCAGCTGCTCAGGTTACGCCCTTTTTTCGCAAACTTGTGGTTATAAAAAATATTTGCCTTGGCACTAAAACTATTCGAACTGTTTGCATTGGTCGATTCGCGGCGCGTAAATAATGTATCCTGTGTAACCAACGATCCACCCGTACTGTTACCTATGCCTGTATTATAGTTAAAGTTTGGCGAAATCTTCAGGTAGTTCATCGTATCGATTTTATACTCGAGGTTACCGCCCATCCAGTGACTATAGTTATCGCTCTTATTGTTGTTTTGTGCATCTTCGAGGCGATTGATGTTTTGCCCGGCATCTTGTAAAATGTTCTGCGTGTAAGTGGTGCTGATGGTATTATTGCGGTCGTTGTTAAAGTTATAACCGGCATCAAGCGAAAGTTTAGGGCTAAACTCATTTTTGAAGTTTAAGCCAACTGCGTTTCTGGTCGTTACTCCATCGCCACCCCCGCCACGCATATTGGCATTGGCCGAGGTCGCATCAAACGAAAGTTGTCTTTCGCCTTTCATACTGTTACCTCTAATGCTGGTGTTGTAGCGATCGGCATTACCCACACCTGCTGAAGCACGGGCAAAATAGCCCTTCTTTTTATCTTCCTGGATGGTTAGGTTCAGGATTTTCTCGGGTTCGCCGGTTTTAATGCCGGTTAATTTAGCCTGATCACCATAGTCATCAATAAATTGCAGGTTTTTAATAATATCAGCCGGCAGGTTTTTAATCGCAGTTGCCACATCCGTGCCGAAGAAATCCTTTCCATTAACCCGTATTTTGGTTATGGGCGCACCCTGACTCGTTACATTACCATCTTTATCTACTTTTACGCCGGGCAGCTTTTTAAGTACTTCGTCTACAGCATCACCTTCTCTCACCGGAAAGGCTTTGGCATTAAAACTCACCGTATCTTCTGTTACTTTTACTGGGGGAACACCCGATATCACTACGGCATCGAGCGTATTGGAAGATGGCTTTAGTTTAATGTTTTCGATAGTAAGGCTATTTCCCTTTTCAATCAGATACTGTTTGGTAAAAGTATCATAACCAATAAAGGCAGCCGATAAGGTAAACTGTTTGGATTTAATTTTGGCAATGATAAAGGTGCCATCCGGATTGGCTGAGATGCCAACACTATCGGTTTTCGATTTAATTCTAACTACAGCTCCGGGTAAAGGCTGGCCGGCGGTATCGAGCACGATGCCCTTAACAGAATAATTTTGGGCAAAGCTGTTTAAGCAAAATCCTGCAAGCAGGAGCAGCAGCCAGGCCGACTTAATAAAAAACTTCATAATACATTTGTGTGCTATAAAGGTACACTACAGGCTTTTAAAAGCTGTGGCGCGTAATCAACATGTTACCGATTGTTCTGTAAAGGATATGTGATAAAGTAAGATGTGATGCACAGGAGTAGAGGATCGTCATTGCGAGGTGCCTTTTTCAGCCGTTCCTCCTCGCAATGACGATTTTCTTTTTTTAGGCTTTTCGAATAAGCTACACGCCCTTTATTTATTGGTTATAACGGTCATTTTAACATTGGCGCTATTTTCGCTTCTGTCGCCGGTTGCAATAATGGTGTAAATCTTTCCGTTTTCGATTTTTACCTTTTCAAGGCTATTGATCACCTGGTTATTTCCGGTTTCGCGTAAGTCGAAGTCAACTTCGGCAGCTACCGCCATGTTTTCGAAATTGGTAGCGCTTTTATAAGCCAGATTACTAAATACAGGCTGTTTTCCACGCACGTTTAAATCAAGCCCCTTTGCGCCCTGACTTAAGTTAACAAAACGGATTTTTCCACTGTCTTTTATGGGCACGTTAAGGTTATCTTCGGTTAAAACCAGCGTGGGCGCGCTTGCTGTACCGCAAATAAATACCGAATAATTGCGACCTGCGGTAAGGGTAAAATCGGCACTGGCAAGCGTAGCCGACGAAACTGTGTTGCTTACCTTAACTGTTAATTTTCCTTCAGGTACTTCGCTGTAGTCGCTGTGGAGCAAGGCATCCAGGCTCGCTTTTTTAATCCCATTAACGTAGAAGTCGAATTTGCCAGTAAGATCGAGACCGTTGTTGAACGATAGGGTAGCGGTTGTAGCTACAGGTTGATCAGTTTTGCTGTCCTTTTTGCAGGCAACAAGACTAAGGGCTAGTAGGCTTATAGCCATGACGTACTTCAAATAATTTACTGTTTTTTTCATAATAGAGATAGGGATTTTGTTTCGCCATAGAAACGGGCCCTGGGATCTTTTTGCGACAAGGAATCAGATTGGATTGGTTTCTGGGTGCTTTAGTTGCTGATAATCTTTGGTTTAAATTTTATCTGCTAAAGGCTTAAATGGAGTTATTAGCAGAGTTGAGGGTTTATCATCTATTTTTCTTCAAACTTTTACCAAAGGGTTTATGCGAATGTGTACAGGCAGAGGCACTTCCATAAGGTAATAGATTTTAACTATTTGCACATAGAATTATGTGATTGTGATTATTGACAGGAATCCCTTAATTTTATATCAGTTCATAAATTTAAACTAACAAATCATAATATTAAAGATGGAAAAAGACCCGAACGATATCAGCAAATGCCCGTTCCATAACGGCAGCATGAAAAACAATGTAGGTGGTGGCGGTACCAGAAATAACGATTGGTGGCCAAAGCAGTTAAAACTTAATATTCTCCGTCAGAATTCAGCTTTATCAAATCCCTCTGATCCTGATTTTAATTACGCCGAGGCTTTTAAAAGCTTAGATCTGGAAGCTGTGAAAAGTGATCTGCATACTTTGATGACTGATTCGCAGGATTGGTGGCCTGCAGATTTCGGTCACTATGGTGGTTTATTTATCCGTATGGCCTGGCATAGCGCAGGTACTTACCGTGTGGGTGATGGTAGAGGTGGTGCAGGAGCCGGATTACAGCGTTTTGCACCTTTAAACAGCTGGCCTGATAATGTGAGCTTAGATAAGGCGCGTCGGTTACTTTGGCCAATTAAACAAAAGTATGGTAATAAAATTTCATGGGCCGATTTAATGATTCTCGCCGGCAATATTGCTTTAGAATCAATGGGCTTTAAAACCTTTGGCTTTGCCGGAGGTCGCGAAGATGCCTGGGAAGCTGACGAATCGGTTTACTGGGGTGCAGAAACAACCTGGTTAGGCGGCGATTTACGCTATGCACATGGCTCTGATGGTGCCGATAAAGCACATGGCGTAGTGGTAACCGACGATGATGCCGATGGTGATATCCATTCGCGTAATTTAGAAAAACCACTGGCTGCAGTACAAATGGGCTTGATTTATGTAAATCCCGAAGGACCAGATGGCAATCCTGATCCAATCGCAGCAGCCAAAGATATTCGCGATACTTTTGGTCGCATGGCCATGAACGACGAAGAAACTGTTGCTTTAATTGCAGGTGGACATACTTTTGGTAAAACCCATGGTGCAGCCTCTGCCGATCATGTGGGTAAAGAACCTGAAGCAGCTGATATTGCCAGTCAGGGTTTTGGCTGGAGCAGTAGTTTCGGATCGGGTAAAGGTGCAGATGCCATTACCAGCGGATTGGAAGTAACCTGGACAACCACGCCAACCAAATGGAGCAATAATTTCTTCGAAAACTTATTTAGATACGAGTGGGAATTAACCAAGAGCCCGGCAGGTGCACACCAGTGGGTAGCTAAAAATGCAGAAGCCATTATACCTGATGCTTATGATAGTGCAAAGAAACATTTGCCAACCATGTTAACCACCGATCTTTCTTTAAGGTTCGATCCGGCTTACGAAAAAATATCAAGAGGCTTCTTAGAAAATCCTGATGCTTTTGCTGATGCTTTTGCACGAGCATGGTATAAGCTTACACACCGCGATATGGGACCGCGCGAGCGCTATCTTGGTGCCGATGTGCCACAGGAAGAATTGCTTTGGCAAGATCCGATACCGGCAGTAAATCACACTTTGGTTAACGAAAGTGACGTTACCGCACTAAAATCTAAAATTTTGGCTTCAGGCCTTACTACCTCGGAATTGGTTGGTACTGCCTGGGCTTCAGCAGCCACTTTCAGGGGTTCCGATAAACGCGGTGGCGCTAATGGCGCTCGCATAAGATTGGCACCACAAAAAGATTGGAAGGTAAATAATCCGGTCCAGTTACAAAAAGTATTGGGCGTTTTGGAGAACATTCAGCAAGATTTTAATGCTGGTCAAACAGATAATAAAAAGGTTTCTCTGGCCGATTTAATTGTACTGGCTGGCAATGCAGGAGTAGAGCGTGCCACAAACGGCGTAATTGTTCCGTTCGTTGCAGGCCGTATGGATGCCTCACAAGAGCAAACAGACATAGAATCGTTTGGCTATTTAGAACCGGCTGCCGATGGTTTCCGTAACTACCGCAATCCAAGAGTACCTGTGGCTACAGAAGAGCTGTTGATTGATAAAGCGCATTTGTTAACTTTAACTTCGCCCGAATTAACCGTGCTAGTTGGTGGTTTGCGTGTGCTCGATATCAACTTTGATGGTTCTAAGCATGGTGTATTTACTCAAAATCCTGGTCAGCTAAGCAACGATTTCTTTGTGAACCTGTTGGATATGAATACGGCCTGGAAAGCCACTTCTGAGGATAGAGAACTATATATTGGTAGCAGCCGCAAAAGCGGACAACCCAAATGGACAGCTACCCGTGCCGACTTGGTATTTGGCTCAAATGCAGAACTAAGGGCAATTGCCGAAGTTTATGCCAGCACTGATGGGCAACAGAAATTAGTTAAAGACTTTGTAGCCGCCTGGACCAAAGTGATGAATTTAGATCGTTTTGATCTGGCTTAACAGTTTTTAATTAGTCGTAAATACCGAAGGATTGCTGCATGCGGCAATCCTTTTTTTATGTATACGATTAGGTACTACTTACTTCATTGTCATCCTGAGCCTGTCGAAGGACTTTTTAAGCAGTATTAGTTTATTTTTCTTCACCATATAAGGCAGGTAAGTTTCATATAAGCCTAAATGCCCTTAAATGTCTTAGGTGGTAAAAAGTATATTTTTATGTGCCATTGTCATCCGGAGTGTTAATTTATTGTATAAAAATCAATTTGAGTGACAGCCCCTCAGGGGTCGTCATTTCGAGAGTAGTGCAACGTAGCCGAGAAATCTGTCTCTATAGATTTCTCCATTCCGCTGCCAGTGAAAAACTGGCTTGCTCCAGTCGAAATGACGATTCTTCTATTCTGGCGTCAATGGTAGGTAAGTGGAATAACTTCGTTAAACAATGCTAGCTCACTTTTCTTAACCATAAAAGCAGATAGGCGTCCTGTAAATCTAAATGCTCTTAAATGCCTTACATGGTAAAAAACAACGTAATAATTAGCATTAAGATTCCCGCTTTCGCAAATGACGATCCCGAAAAAACTTAAGCCAACAAATACAGCACAGCAAGCAAGGCCGGTACCGAAATCAATACCCATAAAACCAGTCCTTGCAAAATGGGTTTAAAACCAACTGAAATAAATACCTCTTTTGATAGCCCCGAGCCAATCAGAAACAAAGTAAGCGTTAAACCAACTTTAGAAAGTTGTAAGATTTGGCTTCCAATAATTTTTACAAAAGGCAAATAGGTATTCAGCACTATAGCCAGTACAAACAAAGCAATAAAGTAAGGGATTTTGATTTTAGCCCCTTGTTCCTGAATAACAACGAACTAAGTATAGCAATCGGAATAATCCATAAGGCCCTGGTTAACTTAACCGTGGTGGCAATTTGCAATGCCTCTGCGCCGTATTTACTGGCTGCACCTACTACCGAGCTGGTATCCTGAATAGCAATGGCGCTCCAAATCCCAAACTGCTGTTGCGAGAGTTGCAGGCTTTGACCAATAAGCGGGAAAATAAATAAAGCAACGGCATTGAGGATAAAAATGGTGCCTAATGCAACACTAATTTGTTTTTCCTGCGCTTTAATTACCGGAGAAATGGCAGCAATGGCGCTGCCGCCACAAATGGCTGTACCAACTGTAATCAGAAATGACGATTTGCGGTCTACCTTTAAAAGCCTGCCCAATAGATAGCCCATAACCAGTGTGGTTAAGATAGATAAGATGGTAAAGGTAAAACCACTTTTGCCGGCCTGCAATGCCGAATCTACATTCATGCCAAAACCAAGTCCAACTACTGAAAATTGCAGCAGGATATGTGTAGCCTTGTGGTTAAGGTGTAAAAAAGGGTGGCCGATAGATTGCGCCACAACAATTCCCATTAAAAGTGCAACAGGAGGAGAGATAAATGGCATCAGACACAATAAAAGAAAAGCAAAAAAGATGATTTCCCTAACTGTGACCGATTTATTCAATATTTTATTATCCATGATTTTGTTGTTTTTACACGACAAAGATGGGTAAGCCAGTGAGAGTTTAGAAATGAATAATTGCTATCTGTTATAACTTAAGGTTATGAGAGGCGAGGTGTTTGATAAAGATTTCCTGCAAGTCGGGCGTATCGCCCTGCTGCGTAATGAAATAGAATACACGAGTAATATCGAGCCCTTTAACATCAACAACCTTTAGCTCGCCACTTTTAAGCTCTTTGAGTATGGCATGGATAGACAGGAAAGCGAAAGCATTCGTATTAAGGAGATAAGCCTTTATACTTTCGGCACTTTCCAGTTCCAGATCCCTGTTGAGTTGCGATAAACTTAAACCTACATTTTTCAGTGCAGCAGCCACTACTTCAAGCGAACCAGAACCCGGCTCGCGCAAAACCAGGGGTAGTTTCTGGAGATCACCTAGACTAATAGTGGTTTTTTTGACCATCGGATTAGTATTGCTGGTACAGAGTACAATTTCATCCTGAACAAATGGCGTATATTTAATGTGCGGGCGTTTAGATTGCCCTTCAACCAATCCAAGGTCAATTTTATTTTCAATTAACAGGTTTTCTATCGCTTCGGTGTTGTTCGATTTAAGCGATACGGTGATATCAGGGAATTGCTGTCGGAAAGAAGCCAGATATTTAGGTAAAAAATATTGGGCAATGGTTGTACTTGCTCCCATGCGAAGCGTTCCCTTGATATTTTTAGCGAGAGTAGAAAGCTCAAAATCAATATTACGGTGGATGTTTATTAGCGCTTCGGCGTGTTTCAAAAGGATATTGCCAGCCTGGGTAATTTTAATTTTCGTTCCATTACGGTCGAAAAGCCTGGTTTTATAAAAAGCCTCTATCTCCTGTATATGCTTGGTAACTGCGGGTTGTGTAATAAATAATTCTTCAGCAGCCCTGGTAAAATTAAGCCGCTTGGCCACGATATAAAAAACCTTCAGTCTAAAGTCAAACATCTAAAATACGGATTATGCTTTTGCAGTCTGCTAAATTAACGAAATATGTGATTTAGTCATGTAAATTAACCCAAAGGCTGGCTGATATGCTAAAGATATGTAAATACTTAGCCTGTTTATTGCAGTTTACGATTAAATCCGTGCTTATTTTTATTTTTGCAGCACAATAACACCTAAAAGGGATGATGAACATAACCGACCTGATTATAAGCGATAAAGAACAGATCCAGTTAAACGATTTGTTTTTAGACGAATATAATCGAACCATGCTTAACCAGCTGATCAGAGAGCATAGTTACATAGAACAGCTGCGCCAGTACGAATTGCCGGTTAATAATAAAGTGATGTTGCATGGTAGCTCGGGTTGTGGTAAAACTACTACAGCTAAAGCCATTGCGGCTGCACTGGGTAAGAACCTGCTTGTGCTTAATCTCAGTAATGTAATCAGCGCCCGCTTAGGCGAAACCGCCCAGCATGTTAAAATGGTTTTCGATAAGGCCAAAAGGGAGAAAGCGGTTCTTTTTCTGGATGAGTTTGATCAGATAGGTAAGGCAAGGAGCGAGGGCGACAAAGATGTTGGCGAAATGCACAGGCTGGTTAATACCATGATCCAGATGATTGACTATTTCCCTGAAAATGCGCTGTTAATCTGTGCCACCAATTACGAATCATTCATCGATCCGGCTTTGTTAAGGCGTTTTCAACTTAGGTTAAGCTTTACCATGCCTGGCAACGCAGTGCTGGATGCTTACTACGATAAACTGCTTTCGCGTTTTCCTGAGCATATCCGGATCATTGAGCGCAAATATGGTATATCCTTTGCCGAAGCCAAAGATCATGCTTATCGACTGGTTAAAGGTGTGCTAATCAGTGAATTTGAGCTGCAAACAACTTTAAGCGAAGTAGAAGAAACCCAAATACTGGCCAATTAGCATTCAAACACAGGTATGTTGCAAAACCGGGTAAATCCATTTGGTGAGATTATTAAAACCAGGCATAGAGGCAGCTGGCTGGGCAACCGTGGGGTAATCCACAACAATACTCAAGAAATCGTACGCCAGTTTAAGGTTAAAGCATGGATAACCTGTGTGCTCGAATTTAGGGCAGGCACCGCGAGGTAATGCAACCCAATCGCTGGACTGAGCTTTTCTTTTTAGACGAGGCCACTGCTTTTGCAGCCGGACACAGGCCTTGCTTTCAATGCCGCTATGCAGATCACCAGCGTTTTAAATTGTTTTGGCTAAAAGGCAATCCCGGGTATCAGTTCAACATAAAAACTGCGGTAACGGAAATTGATAATATCCTCCATCAGGAAAGAATCACAGCCGATAAAACTAAAGTTTATTACCACGAAAGTTTGGATGCGTTGCCTGACGGAACTTTTGTGTCCTATCAAAATAATCCTTACCTCGTTAAAGAAAAACAACTGCACCTGTGGACACCAGCAGGTTACGAGAAGGCTGTTACTTTTCCCGTTTTGGATAAAATAGCTGTATTAACGCCTAAATCCTTTGTAAATATGTTTGCTGTTGGCTATGCGCCGCAGATGATGGCTTAGCTTTTTTACTGAATGCGGAGATTAGCTAAAGAATCTCAATCTTTCTTGGTTTTGTCTCTATTTGGAACGTTGCCGTTAAATTCATTCGATAAAATATTATCATTGTGGTTCAACACAACACAATGAACTTAAGTACTACACCAAATGGCCTGTTAAAAACCAAACAGCATTTCGAAATTTTAGATGGTCTCAGAGGACTGGCTGCGGTAGCAGTCGTCGTTTTTCATTTTATGGAGTTTGCTACTCCCGATTACAAAGACAACTTTATTGCACATGCTTACCTGGCAGTCGATTTCTTTTTCTGCCTTTCTGGTTTCGTTATTGCCTATGCTTACGATCACAAAATAGCAGATCTGGGTATTATTCCTTTCTTAAAACTCAGGTTCATCCGCCTGCATCCGCTCGTAATTATCGGTTCCGTTATTGGGGTGTTTGCCTTCATTTTCGATCCATTTAGTAATCTTCAGGCGGTTTATGGTTTTGGGCAAACCTTTATTATGTTTCTTTCTTCATGCTTTATGGTGCCTTATCCGCTGGTGCAGGAGCGTTATTTTAATCTCTTTCACCTCAATCCGCCAACCTGGTCGTTATTTTGGGAGTATATTGCCAACATTGCTTATGCGGTGCTGCTCATTAAATTGCCCAATAAGGTACTGTGGTTCCTAACCGCAATTGCTGCGGTAATGCTAGGGTTTGAGGCGCAAAAGGCAGGTTACCTCGGCGTAGGGTGGGGTGGCGATAATTTTTTAGGCGGGGGCATCAGGGTTTTGTATGCTTTCCTTGCCGGAATTTTAGTGTACCGTTCTAAATGGATTATTCGTTCAAAACTGGGTTTCGTTTCAATGGGGATTTTACTTCTGGCGGTTTTTCTTGTCCCTTTTTCCAAAGCAAATTCCATTATCGATCCGCTTCTGATAATAATTTATTTTCCTTTTCTAGTGGCCCTGGGGCAGGCGCTACACTGCAACCAAAGCTGGCCAAAATCTGCAAATCCTCAGGCGATATTTCTTATCCGCTTTATGTAATCCATTACCCTTTTCTTTGGCTCTTTTTAAGTTATATCGAAGTGAATAAGCCCACTATGGCAACTATGCAATGGCTCATTCCTACAGGCACATTTGCACTGGTTTTGCTGGCTTATGGTATACTTGTTTTTGTCGATCTTCCTATACGGAAATACCTTAAAAGTATCATGTTTAAGAAAGCTTAAATCACCAAATATTCACCTTTTTTTAATCATCATATCGATTTCTGACTGGTAATTATTCTCTTGTTTGTATTCATCTGGTATTTTAATTAAACTTTATAATATTTTGATTATAAGAATTATAAATTGAATAGTTTTAAGCT is drawn from Pedobacter sp. HDW13 and contains these coding sequences:
- a CDS encoding acyltransferase family protein; this encodes MNLSTTPNGLLKTKQHFEILDGLRGLAAVAVVVFHFMEFATPDYKDNFIAHAYLAVDFFFCLSGFVIAYAYDHKIADLGIIPFLKLRFIRLHPLVIIGSVIGVFAFIFDPFSNLQAVYGFGQTFIMFLSSCFMVPYPLVQERYFNLFHLNPPTWSLFWEYIANIAYAVLLIKLPNKVLWFLTAIAAVMLGFEAQKAGYLGVGWGGDNFLGGGIRVLYAFLAGILVYRSKWIIRSKLGFVSMGILLLAVFLVPFSKANSIIDPLLIIIYFPFLVALGQALHCNQSWPKSANPQAIFLIRFM
- a CDS encoding LysR family transcriptional regulator, with the translated sequence MFDFRLKVFYIVAKRLNFTRAAEELFITQPAVTKHIQEIEAFYKTRLFDRNGTKIKITQAGNILLKHAEALINIHRNIDFELSTLAKNIKGTLRMGASTTIAQYFLPKYLASFRQQFPDITVSLKSNNTEAIENLLIENKIDLGLVEGQSKRPHIKYTPFVQDEIVLCTSNTNPMVKKTTISLGDLQKLPLVLREPGSGSLEVVAAALKNVGLSLSQLNRDLELESAESIKAYLLNTNAFAFLSIHAILKELKSGELKVVDVKGLDITRVFYFITQQGDTPDLQEIFIKHLASHNLKL
- the katG gene encoding catalase/peroxidase HPI translates to MEKDPNDISKCPFHNGSMKNNVGGGGTRNNDWWPKQLKLNILRQNSALSNPSDPDFNYAEAFKSLDLEAVKSDLHTLMTDSQDWWPADFGHYGGLFIRMAWHSAGTYRVGDGRGGAGAGLQRFAPLNSWPDNVSLDKARRLLWPIKQKYGNKISWADLMILAGNIALESMGFKTFGFAGGREDAWEADESVYWGAETTWLGGDLRYAHGSDGADKAHGVVVTDDDADGDIHSRNLEKPLAAVQMGLIYVNPEGPDGNPDPIAAAKDIRDTFGRMAMNDEETVALIAGGHTFGKTHGAASADHVGKEPEAADIASQGFGWSSSFGSGKGADAITSGLEVTWTTTPTKWSNNFFENLFRYEWELTKSPAGAHQWVAKNAEAIIPDAYDSAKKHLPTMLTTDLSLRFDPAYEKISRGFLENPDAFADAFARAWYKLTHRDMGPRERYLGADVPQEELLWQDPIPAVNHTLVNESDVTALKSKILASGLTTSELVGTAWASAATFRGSDKRGGANGARIRLAPQKDWKVNNPVQLQKVLGVLENIQQDFNAGQTDNKKVSLADLIVLAGNAGVERATNGVIVPFVAGRMDASQEQTDIESFGYLEPAADGFRNYRNPRVPVATEELLIDKAHLLTLTSPELTVLVGGLRVLDINFDGSKHGVFTQNPGQLSNDFFVNLLDMNTAWKATSEDRELYIGSSRKSGQPKWTATRADLVFGSNAELRAIAEVYASTDGQQKLVKDFVAAWTKVMNLDRFDLA
- a CDS encoding DUF4397 domain-containing protein; translated protein: MKKTVNYLKYVMAISLLALSLVACKKDSKTDQPVATTATLSFNNGLDLTGKFDFYVNGIKKASLDALLHSDYSEVPEGKLTVKVSNTVSSATLASADFTLTAGRNYSVFICGTASAPTLVLTEDNLNVPIKDSGKIRFVNLSQGAKGLDLNVRGKQPVFSNLAYKSATNFENMAVAAEVDFDLRETGNNQVINSLEKVKIENGKIYTIIATGDRSENSANVKMTVITNK
- a CDS encoding TonB-dependent receptor, whose amino-acid sequence is MKFFIKSAWLLLLLAGFCLNSFAQNYSVKGIVLDTAGQPLPGAVVRIKSKTDSVGISANPDGTFIIAKIKSKQFTLSAAFIGYDTFTKQYLIEKGNSLTIENIKLKPSSNTLDAVVISGVPPVKVTEDTVSFNAKAFPVREGDAVDEVLKKLPGVKVDKDGNVTSQGAPITKIRVNGKDFFGTDVATAIKNLPADIIKNLQFIDDYGDQAKLTGIKTGEPEKILNLTIQEDKKKGYFARASAGVGNADRYNTSIRGNSMKGERQLSFDATSANANMRGGGGDGVTTRNAVGLNFKNEFSPKLSLDAGYNFNNDRNNTISTTYTQNILQDAGQNINRLEDAQNNNKSDNYSHWMGGNLEYKIDTMNYLKISPNFNYNTGIGNSTGGSLVTQDTLFTRRESTNANSSNSFSAKANIFYNHKFAKKGRNLSSWSNINYSNGGNNRNGYNQYINMHGSKTDSLIQNQLNNQDNNNFGLNVGASYMEPLWHKTFIELNYSWNRTSTNNAKETYDVMAGSQVFNPQLSNIYDYQFVTNKVGMNYRYIGEKLNYTVGINAQPAVLTGQNLSHNVKTENRTFNLIPSGRFSYKFSNQQSLDVNYWGRNNQPGFLQLQPITDNSNLQNEITGNPDLKPEFVHSVNAHYKLADWSAGKVILANFRYERTDDKIVTTKARVPGTVNQLTSYTNTDGYYTIQGDYNISKPLSAERKFTIGYSGSGQLNNNISFTDNSRIEAKNISWRQELEFRVDLKDITNFEIETSYSQNLTSYTNTTLSNRQSNRFEYGIEGRNYFFKDLTLGYDFSKQINNGFDNGAVRNPTLLRLSMEYKFMKNDMAAIRVEGFDLFDQNSGISRDVFDNVIVDRQVNRLGRYFMLSLIYRVRKFG
- a CDS encoding AAA family ATPase gives rise to the protein MMNITDLIISDKEQIQLNDLFLDEYNRTMLNQLIREHSYIEQLRQYELPVNNKVMLHGSSGCGKTTTAKAIAAALGKNLLVLNLSNVISARLGETAQHVKMVFDKAKREKAVLFLDEFDQIGKARSEGDKDVGEMHRLVNTMIQMIDYFPENALLICATNYESFIDPALLRRFQLRLSFTMPGNAVLDAYYDKLLSRFPEHIRIIERKYGISFAEAKDHAYRLVKGVLISEFELQTTLSEVEETQILAN